GCAGGAAATTCGCTCAGGCTTTTGATGTGGCCGGACAGATTGTGCCGCAGATAGAGCGAACCGATTCGGGGCAGGCTGACCTCCAGATGGTTCCGCTGCGCCTGCTGGTCCGGTAGCGCAAACAGTCGCAACGGTTCGCCCTCACCCTGCGCGGGTTGATGCCAGCTGCCTTCCATCGCAGCCAGTTTGGCAGGCTGATAGTCGCGGGTGTTTTCACCGTGCAGATCGCCCAGTACGATCTGCAGCGGAACGGCAAACAGCAGAAAGGTCAGCGCGCTGCTGAGCATCAGGCGCGAAGCGGACTCCCCGCTGAAATGACGCAGCCGCCAGGCCGCGACGCCCGTGATCAGCACCGCCACGGCGATCAGCGACCCCACCACCATATGGCTGAAGCGCCACGGAAAGGAGGGGGCCAGCAAAATCGACTGCCAGCTTTCAGCCAGAAAGACCCCGTTCTGATCGCGGGTGAAACCGACCGGCGTCTGCATCCAGGAATTGGCGGCCAGAATCCAGAACGCACTCAGCAGCGCTCCGAGCGCCACCAGACAGGTCACCGCGAAATGCACGCCAGGCCGGATTTTATTGAAGCCAAACAGCATCACGCCGGTCAGGGCCGATTCAAGGAAAAAGGCGACCAGCACCTCATAAAACATTAAGGGGCCAATGACGCCGCCGACCTGATGCGAAAAGCGCGCCCAGTGCGTACCAAACTGAAACTCCATCACCACGCCCGACGCGGCACCAATCGCCACCGTCAGGGAAAAAATGTTCAGCCAGAAGTGCAGTGCATCCCGGGCGGCCTGCTGTTTACCCCACAGCCAGCGGGCCTCAAACCAGACCAGAAACGGTGCCAGTCCCAGCGTCAGCGCCGCCAGCGTAATATGCATGCCCATGGTGAGCGCAAACTGCGTTCGGGCGATCGTCAGAATCCAGTCGCTGTCATTCACGATGGTTTTTTTCCCGGAATCTCAGACAC
This genomic window from Pantoea sp. Lij88 contains:
- a CDS encoding cytochrome ubiquinol oxidase subunit I; protein product: MNDSDWILTIARTQFALTMGMHITLAALTLGLAPFLVWFEARWLWGKQQAARDALHFWLNIFSLTVAIGAASGVVMEFQFGTHWARFSHQVGGVIGPLMFYEVLVAFFLESALTGVMLFGFNKIRPGVHFAVTCLVALGALLSAFWILAANSWMQTPVGFTRDQNGVFLAESWQSILLAPSFPWRFSHMVVGSLIAVAVLITGVAAWRLRHFSGESASRLMLSSALTFLLFAVPLQIVLGDLHGENTRDYQPAKLAAMEGSWHQPAQGEGEPLRLFALPDQQAQRNHLEVSLPRIGSLYLRHNLSGHIKSLSEFPADAIPPVLPVFFAFRLMVGLGLILLLTTLAANLQRWRGQLAESGRLLRWLTWLSPAGFIALLSGWVVTEVGRQPWTVYGMLRTAQSVSPLSLSTTLGIFVAVLLIYALVFALGLRYLLRRVKGELPSGQPVVIALKTPD